One window from the genome of Thermithiobacillus plumbiphilus encodes:
- a CDS encoding FeoA family protein → MFTLDRSDDFQLYRIERIHTPEHAPEWHNWLQELGFIPGEKVMLMARAQPGGDPLVVRVGSSTFALRCAEAACIEVTLLDNALGAA, encoded by the coding sequence ATGTTCACCCTTGACCGCTCGGACGATTTCCAGCTTTACCGCATCGAGCGCATCCACACGCCTGAGCACGCGCCGGAATGGCACAACTGGCTACAGGAGTTGGGCTTCATCCCCGGCGAGAAAGTGATGCTGATGGCGCGCGCGCAGCCGGGCGGTGATCCGCTGGTGGTACGCGTCGGCTCGTCCACCTTCGCCCTGCGCTGCGCCGAGGCCGCCTGCATCGAAGTCACGCTGCTGGATAACGCGCTGGGGGCTGCATGA
- a CDS encoding IS5 family transposase, with the protein MEQLIPWAALEAQIARHYPQGRQGRPPYRLSVMLRVHCLQLFYNLSDPAMEDALYEIASMRRFAGLSLSDPLPDETTILNFRHFLERHGLGQVVFAAVNQHLAQHGLMLREGSILDASIIAAPSSTRNQSGPEHPPAVLAGSLYQPADRQ; encoded by the coding sequence ATGGAGCAGCTGATTCCCTGGGCCGCGCTGGAAGCCCAGATCGCACGCCACTATCCCCAGGGGCGTCAGGGCCGGCCACCGTATCGCTTGTCCGTCATGCTCCGGGTGCACTGTCTGCAGCTCTTTTACAATCTCAGCGACCCGGCCATGGAAGATGCCCTGTACGAGATTGCCTCCATGCGCCGCTTCGCCGGGCTGAGCCTGTCCGATCCCTTGCCCGATGAGACCACCATCCTCAACTTTCGGCATTTCCTGGAGCGCCATGGCCTGGGTCAGGTCGTGTTTGCTGCGGTGAACCAGCATCTGGCGCAGCACGGTCTGATGCTGCGCGAGGGCAGCATCCTGGATGCCAGCATCATTGCCGCTCCCAGTTCCACCAGGAACCAGTCCGGACCGGAACACCCACCGGCTGTACTGGCTGGCAGCCTTTACCAACCTGCTGATCGGCAGTAG
- the feoB gene encoding ferrous iron transporter B, which yields MSACHDSGNRDHAQSAVVHVHRGGPLVALVGNPNCGKTALFNVLTGGRQKVANYAGVTVERKEGRYLTTAGKALRVLDLPGTYSLNPRSPDEQVTVDVLMGRARGEKRPDRVICVVDATNLRRNLRLVLAMKRLGLPCVVALNMTDLAARRGIHVDVDKLSLELGVPVVKTVAVRKGGATALRTLLDAPAEAWRGDAAHLPASETDAPVVTVEADHDTVQRILVSLGLDVHAPHTLSDRIDRVVLHPVIGMALLMVVLFLMFQAVFSWAEAPMGWIESATTWVADGVTAALPDGWLRSLLVDGIIAGAGGVLVFLPQILILFFFILILEESGYLPRAAFMLDRLMGSVGLSGRSFIPLLSSFACAIPGIMAARTIASPRDRLVTIMIAPLMTCSARLPVYALLIGAFIPKRDVAGLFKLQGLVLFGLYVAGVLSAMGIAWLAKRLTTRGLPRPLMMELPTYHWPTPRNVAIGLWQRASIFLKRVGGIILALTVVMWFLASFPAPPAGATGPAIEYSLAGTLGQGLATIFEPIGFNWQISVALVPGMAAREVAVSALGTVYALSASGDDTAQALTPLIAHSWSLATALSLLTWFVFAPQCLSTLATVKRETGGWKMPLLMAGYLFGMAWLACFIVYHLAVAAGWG from the coding sequence ATGAGCGCCTGCCACGATTCGGGCAACCGCGACCACGCGCAATCCGCCGTCGTTCATGTACATCGCGGCGGGCCGCTGGTGGCACTGGTGGGCAACCCCAACTGCGGCAAGACCGCGTTGTTCAACGTCCTGACGGGTGGCCGGCAGAAGGTGGCGAACTACGCCGGCGTCACCGTCGAACGCAAGGAAGGCCGCTATCTCACGACGGCGGGCAAGGCGCTGCGCGTGCTCGACTTGCCGGGCACCTACAGCCTCAACCCGCGTTCGCCCGACGAGCAGGTGACGGTCGACGTGCTGATGGGTCGCGCGCGCGGCGAAAAACGCCCGGACCGCGTGATCTGCGTGGTCGACGCCACCAACCTGCGGCGCAATCTCCGCCTCGTCCTAGCCATGAAACGCCTCGGCCTGCCCTGTGTGGTGGCGCTCAACATGACCGACCTGGCGGCGCGGCGCGGCATCCACGTGGATGTGGACAAACTGTCCCTCGAGCTCGGCGTGCCCGTGGTCAAGACCGTCGCGGTCAGGAAGGGCGGCGCAACCGCCCTGCGTACGCTGCTCGATGCGCCGGCCGAGGCCTGGCGCGGCGATGCCGCGCACTTGCCCGCATCGGAAACCGACGCCCCGGTCGTCACGGTGGAAGCAGACCACGACACGGTGCAGCGCATCCTCGTCAGCCTCGGCCTCGACGTGCACGCGCCGCACACGCTATCTGACCGGATTGACCGCGTGGTGCTGCACCCGGTCATCGGCATGGCGCTGCTCATGGTGGTGTTGTTTCTGATGTTCCAGGCCGTGTTCAGCTGGGCCGAGGCGCCGATGGGCTGGATCGAATCTGCCACCACATGGGTGGCTGACGGCGTCACCGCCGCGCTGCCCGACGGCTGGTTGCGCAGCCTGCTCGTCGACGGGATCATCGCGGGCGCGGGCGGGGTGCTGGTGTTCCTGCCGCAGATCCTCATCCTGTTCTTCTTCATCCTGATCCTGGAGGAGTCGGGCTACCTGCCGCGCGCCGCCTTCATGCTCGACCGCCTGATGGGCAGCGTGGGCCTGTCGGGCCGTTCGTTCATCCCGCTGCTGTCCAGCTTCGCCTGCGCGATCCCCGGCATCATGGCCGCGCGCACCATCGCCAGCCCGCGCGACCGCCTGGTCACCATCATGATCGCGCCGCTGATGACCTGCTCGGCGCGGCTGCCGGTGTATGCGCTGCTGATCGGCGCCTTCATCCCCAAGCGCGACGTGGCCGGCCTGTTCAAGTTGCAGGGCCTGGTGCTGTTCGGCCTCTACGTCGCCGGCGTGCTCAGCGCGATGGGCATCGCCTGGCTGGCCAAGCGCCTCACCACCCGCGGCCTGCCACGGCCGCTGATGATGGAACTGCCGACCTACCATTGGCCGACGCCGCGCAACGTCGCCATCGGCCTGTGGCAGCGCGCGTCCATCTTCCTCAAGCGCGTCGGCGGCATCATCCTGGCACTCACAGTTGTCATGTGGTTCCTCGCCAGCTTCCCCGCGCCGCCCGCCGGCGCGACCGGACCGGCGATCGAATACAGCCTCGCCGGCACGCTCGGCCAAGGCCTCGCCACGATATTTGAGCCCATCGGCTTCAACTGGCAGATCAGCGTGGCACTGGTGCCGGGCATGGCCGCGCGCGAAGTCGCGGTCAGCGCGCTCGGCACCGTCTACGCGCTGTCGGCCAGCGGCGACGACACCGCACAAGCCCTGACACCGCTGATCGCGCACAGTTGGAGCCTCGCCACCGCGCTGTCGCTGCTGACCTGGTTCGTCTTCGCACCGCAGTGCCTGTCCACGCTCGCCACCGTCAAGCGCGAAACCGGCGGCTGGAAAATGCCGCTTCTCATGGCCGGCTATCTGTTCGGCATGGCCTGGCTCGCGTGTTTCATCGTGTATCACCTCGCCGTCGCAGCGGGTTGGGGATGA
- the pstS gene encoding phosphate ABC transporter substrate-binding protein PstS, with product MSLAKNYIMRGLCAGVMAVGFAGFTATAQAAQITGAGSTFVYPVISKWAEAYKAKTGNSVNYQSIGSGGGIAQIKAGTVDFGASDMPLAPQELDKQKLAQFPAVMGGVVPVVNLPGIKPGQIRFNGKVLADIYLGKITKWNDPAIKTLNPRLNLPNSRIVVVHRSDGSGTTFNFVNYLSKVSPEWKTKVGEGTSVAWPTGVGGKGNEGVSAYVGRLKGSIGYVEYAYAHQNRLVYGAMQSRDGTWVLPSDDTFQAAAANADWAKTRDFYLILTNQPGAQSWPITGTSWLLVRKDAAPQKNKSVMDFATWFLNNGQQIAKQLDYVPMPAATVKQIMNYSKAELKM from the coding sequence ATGTCCCTAGCTAAGAATTACATTATGCGTGGTCTCTGTGCCGGCGTCATGGCCGTCGGTTTTGCTGGCTTCACGGCCACGGCCCAGGCCGCCCAAATTACCGGTGCGGGTTCCACTTTTGTGTACCCTGTCATTTCCAAGTGGGCCGAGGCCTACAAGGCCAAGACCGGCAATTCTGTCAACTACCAGTCTATCGGCTCTGGGGGCGGTATCGCTCAGATCAAGGCGGGTACTGTGGATTTTGGTGCATCAGACATGCCGCTGGCTCCCCAAGAGCTGGACAAGCAGAAACTGGCGCAATTCCCCGCTGTAATGGGTGGCGTTGTGCCGGTGGTGAACCTGCCTGGCATTAAACCCGGCCAGATTCGCTTTAATGGCAAGGTGTTGGCGGATATTTATCTGGGTAAGATAACCAAGTGGAATGACCCAGCCATCAAGACCCTGAATCCCCGTCTGAACCTGCCCAACTCGCGGATTGTTGTTGTGCATCGTTCCGATGGTTCCGGTACCACCTTCAACTTCGTCAATTATCTTTCCAAGGTCAGCCCCGAGTGGAAGACAAAAGTGGGTGAGGGTACGTCTGTGGCATGGCCAACAGGTGTGGGGGGCAAAGGCAATGAGGGTGTGTCTGCCTACGTGGGTCGGCTAAAGGGGTCCATCGGTTATGTGGAGTACGCTTATGCCCACCAGAACAGGTTGGTATATGGTGCAATGCAGAGTCGCGATGGCACCTGGGTACTGCCCAGCGATGATACTTTCCAGGCCGCTGCGGCGAATGCCGACTGGGCCAAGACCCGGGATTTCTATCTGATCCTGACCAATCAGCCGGGCGCCCAGAGCTGGCCGATTACGGGGACAAGCTGGTTGCTGGTGCGCAAGGACGCCGCCCCTCAGAAGAACAAGTCGGTCATGGACTTCGCCACTTGGTTCCTGAACAATGGCCAGCAGATTGCCAAGCAGCTTGACTATGTACCGATGCCGGCTGCCACGGTCAAGCAGATCATGAATTACAGCAAGGCCGAGCTAAAGATGTAA